From one Candoia aspera isolate rCanAsp1 chromosome 17, rCanAsp1.hap2, whole genome shotgun sequence genomic stretch:
- the LOC134506728 gene encoding uncharacterized protein LOC134506728 isoform X1, which yields MAHTLEASPRHLMHQFWEEHSQDSSLQEMMLDSGVRELTLEDTPEILSLLPSSEGQDVLELGAGIGRFTGPLAELAHHVTAVDFMNSFLNRNQQENGHWTNITFLQADVTNLELPSQSFDLIFSNWLFMYLSDAELSALAQQMLRWLRPQGHIFFRESCSYQSGNSPRSFNPSLYRKPAEYNHLLTSARATVGNQSYGFEIVLSRSVQTYIKRKQNQNQICWLLQKAPWDLKNGLGYDTFQKFLDSEQYAARSIRRYEWIFGPAFVSVGGLATTKELVCLLDLKPGQCVLDVGCGLGGSDFYLAKEFGVEVLGLDLSSNMVKLALERAQKEPSLLVQFEISDVTRRRFPQASFDIVYSRDTILHIEDKISLFQQFLSWLKPGGQLLISDYCCGLRPWSKGFTEYVEQRKYSLLTPEDYGQVLREAGFVQVKALDLTERMLSALTQELQELETSREKFVQEFSEDEFKSMASGWEKKLQRCANGDQRWGVFLAQKPQ from the exons CACTGGAAGCCTCCCCCCGCCACCTGATGCACCAATTTTGGGAGGAACACTCGCAGGATTCCTCGCTGCAGGAAATGATGCTGGATTCGGGAGTGCGGGAACTCACTCTGGAAGACACTCCTGAGATTCTCAGCCTCCTGCCTTCCTCGGAAGGACAAGATGTGTTAGAACTGGGAGCCGGAATAGG CCGATTCACAGGACCTCTGGCGGAATTAGCCCATCACGTTACAGCGGTTGATTTTATGAATAGCTTCCTGAACCGGAATCAGCAAGAAAATGGGCATTGGACCAACATAACGTTTTTACAGGCTGATGTTACCAACTTGGAATTGCCAAGCCAGAG TTTTGACCTCATCTTCTCCAACTGGCTATTTATGTACCTCTCGGATGCCGAGCTGAGCGCTCTGGCCCAGCAGATGCTTCGGTGGCTTCGACCGCAGGGCCATATTTTCTTCCGTGAATCATGTTCCTACCAGTCAG GAAACAGCCCAAGGAGTTTTAACCCTTCATTGTACAGAAAGCCTGCAGAATACAACCATCTGCTCACTTCAGCCCGAGCCACAGTTGGAAACCAGTCCTATGGCTTTGAGATTGTCCTCTCCCGGTCGGTGCAGACTTACATAAAG AGAAAGCAAAACCAGAATCAGATTTGCTGGCTTCTCCAAAAAGCCCCCTGGGATCTCAAAAATGGGCTTGGATATGACACGTTCCAGAAATTTCTAGACAGCGAACAGTATGCCGCTCGGAGCATCCGGCGCTACGAATGGATCTTCGGACCTGCGTTCGTCAGCGTGGGTGGCTTGGCTACCACCAAG GAGCTGGTTTGCCTGCTGGATTTGAAACCCGGTCAATGTGTGTTGGATGTGGGCTGTGGACTTGGGGGTAGCGATTTCTACTTGGCTAAG GAATTTGGGGTGGAAGTGTTAGGCCTGGATCTTTCATCCAACATGGTGAAACTGGCCTTGGAACGGGCGCAGAAAGAACCCAGTTTGTTG GTCCAGTTTGAAATCAGCGACGTGACCCGAAGAAGGTTCCCACAGGCCTCCTTTGATATTGTGTACAGCCGAGACACCATCCTGCATATAGAAGATAAAATTAGCCTTTTCCAGCAGTTCCTG TCATGGCTGAAGCCAGGCGGGCAGCTTCTGATCTCCGATTATTGCTGTGGGCTACGTCCGTGGTCCAAAGGTTTCACCGAATATGTCGAGCAGAGGAAGTACAGCCTGCTGACCCCTGAAGACTATGGACAG GTATTGCGAGAGGCTGGATTTGTGCAGGTCAAAGCTTTGGACTTGACCGAACGGATGCTGTCTGCACTGACCCAAGAGCTTCAAGAACTGGAGACAAGCCGGGAGAAATTTGTTCAG GAGTTCTCAGAGGATGAGTTTAAGTCCATGGCTTCCGGGTGGGAAAAGAAACTGCAACGCTGTGCCAACGGAGACCAGCGCTGGGGAGTCTTCCTTGCGCAGAAGCCACAGTAG
- the LOC134506728 gene encoding uncharacterized protein LOC134506728 isoform X2, translating into MHQFWEEHSQDSSLQEMMLDSGVRELTLEDTPEILSLLPSSEGQDVLELGAGIGRFTGPLAELAHHVTAVDFMNSFLNRNQQENGHWTNITFLQADVTNLELPSQSFDLIFSNWLFMYLSDAELSALAQQMLRWLRPQGHIFFRESCSYQSGNSPRSFNPSLYRKPAEYNHLLTSARATVGNQSYGFEIVLSRSVQTYIKRKQNQNQICWLLQKAPWDLKNGLGYDTFQKFLDSEQYAARSIRRYEWIFGPAFVSVGGLATTKELVCLLDLKPGQCVLDVGCGLGGSDFYLAKEFGVEVLGLDLSSNMVKLALERAQKEPSLLVQFEISDVTRRRFPQASFDIVYSRDTILHIEDKISLFQQFLSWLKPGGQLLISDYCCGLRPWSKGFTEYVEQRKYSLLTPEDYGQVLREAGFVQVKALDLTERMLSALTQELQELETSREKFVQEFSEDEFKSMASGWEKKLQRCANGDQRWGVFLAQKPQ; encoded by the exons ATGCACCAATTTTGGGAGGAACACTCGCAGGATTCCTCGCTGCAGGAAATGATGCTGGATTCGGGAGTGCGGGAACTCACTCTGGAAGACACTCCTGAGATTCTCAGCCTCCTGCCTTCCTCGGAAGGACAAGATGTGTTAGAACTGGGAGCCGGAATAGG CCGATTCACAGGACCTCTGGCGGAATTAGCCCATCACGTTACAGCGGTTGATTTTATGAATAGCTTCCTGAACCGGAATCAGCAAGAAAATGGGCATTGGACCAACATAACGTTTTTACAGGCTGATGTTACCAACTTGGAATTGCCAAGCCAGAG TTTTGACCTCATCTTCTCCAACTGGCTATTTATGTACCTCTCGGATGCCGAGCTGAGCGCTCTGGCCCAGCAGATGCTTCGGTGGCTTCGACCGCAGGGCCATATTTTCTTCCGTGAATCATGTTCCTACCAGTCAG GAAACAGCCCAAGGAGTTTTAACCCTTCATTGTACAGAAAGCCTGCAGAATACAACCATCTGCTCACTTCAGCCCGAGCCACAGTTGGAAACCAGTCCTATGGCTTTGAGATTGTCCTCTCCCGGTCGGTGCAGACTTACATAAAG AGAAAGCAAAACCAGAATCAGATTTGCTGGCTTCTCCAAAAAGCCCCCTGGGATCTCAAAAATGGGCTTGGATATGACACGTTCCAGAAATTTCTAGACAGCGAACAGTATGCCGCTCGGAGCATCCGGCGCTACGAATGGATCTTCGGACCTGCGTTCGTCAGCGTGGGTGGCTTGGCTACCACCAAG GAGCTGGTTTGCCTGCTGGATTTGAAACCCGGTCAATGTGTGTTGGATGTGGGCTGTGGACTTGGGGGTAGCGATTTCTACTTGGCTAAG GAATTTGGGGTGGAAGTGTTAGGCCTGGATCTTTCATCCAACATGGTGAAACTGGCCTTGGAACGGGCGCAGAAAGAACCCAGTTTGTTG GTCCAGTTTGAAATCAGCGACGTGACCCGAAGAAGGTTCCCACAGGCCTCCTTTGATATTGTGTACAGCCGAGACACCATCCTGCATATAGAAGATAAAATTAGCCTTTTCCAGCAGTTCCTG TCATGGCTGAAGCCAGGCGGGCAGCTTCTGATCTCCGATTATTGCTGTGGGCTACGTCCGTGGTCCAAAGGTTTCACCGAATATGTCGAGCAGAGGAAGTACAGCCTGCTGACCCCTGAAGACTATGGACAG GTATTGCGAGAGGCTGGATTTGTGCAGGTCAAAGCTTTGGACTTGACCGAACGGATGCTGTCTGCACTGACCCAAGAGCTTCAAGAACTGGAGACAAGCCGGGAGAAATTTGTTCAG GAGTTCTCAGAGGATGAGTTTAAGTCCATGGCTTCCGGGTGGGAAAAGAAACTGCAACGCTGTGCCAACGGAGACCAGCGCTGGGGAGTCTTCCTTGCGCAGAAGCCACAGTAG